The Croceibacterium sp. TMG7-5b_MA50 genome segment GCGAGGCGCTCACACCCACGTCGCTGCTGTTGCCGGTGGACTGGAAGGCGCCGATCTGGCCGCGGCCACCCCAGTTGGCCAGCAGACCGGCATCACGCAGCGCCTCCTGCCGGACCTCCGTGCGAGCCTCGGCTAACTGGCGTTGTCGCTGGCGGAAGCCGGCCTGCAGCGCGTCGATCTCATCGACATCATCAGGGTTGGTCTGCTTGGCGATGTCGGCGACGACCTTCACCTTGTCGGCATCATTGGTCGCCATCGCCGCATCGATCATGGCGCGCACGGGCGCGGCCAGTTGCGCATGGGCGGGCACGGCAGGAAACAGGACAAGCGAGAGCAAGAGGATGACGCGCTGCAGCATGGTGGCTTGCTAGCGCGTCAATCGCGTAGCCGCCAGCCGGTGCGGAAGATCACCGCGATGATCGCGACACACAGTGCCAGGAACGCGAGCGTTGCCGTCAGCGACAGCCCGATCGGGAAGTCCGAAGTCCCGGTGAAGGTCCAACGCAGGCCGTTCACCAGATATACGATCGGGTTCAGCATCGCGACCGTCCGCCATGGGTCCCCAAGCATGTCGATCGAGTAGAAGGTCCCACCCAGGAAAGTGAGCGGGGTCAGCACCAGCAGCGGCACGACCTGCAGCTTCTCGAACCCGTCGGCCCAGATGCCGAGGATGAACCCGAACAGGGAGAAAGCGGCCGAAACCAGCAGGATGAACCCGAAAGCATAGAGTGGATGGACAATCGTGTAGTCCACGAACAGCGTCGCCGTTGCCAGGATGATCGCGGCGAGGATCAGCGACTTGGCCGCCGCTGCACCCACGAAGCCGATCAGTGTCTCCGCCACGCCGACAGGTGCCGACAGCAGTTCGTAGATCGCGCCCGTGAAGCGGGGCATGTAGATCCCGAAGCTGGCATTGCTGGTGCTTTCGGACAGCAGCGTCAGCATGAGCAGCCCGGGCACGATGAAGGCGCCATACGACACCCCGTGGATCGACTGGATCGCGCCCCCGATGGCAGAGCCGAACACAATGAAATAAAGCGACGTCGTCAACACGGGCGACAGAATGGAGCCGAAGGCGGTACGGAACGCACGCATCAGCTCGTTCCTGAAGATGGCGTAAGCGCCGCGCAGGTTCATGCCTCGATCTCGCTGTGATGCGCCTCGTTGCGTTCCACGAGGTTCACGAAAATATCCTCCAGACTGGACTGGCGGGTCTCTATGCCAGCCAGCGCGATGTCCCGCCGTCCCAGCGCCTGAGCCAACTCCGCCACCTGCCGGCGGCCCTGCCCTTGCCCGTCCCCGCCGCGATACACCAGCACCCGGCCGTCCTCTTCCAGCGATAGCGGCAAGTCGGCGAACTCGGCCGGTACGGCTGCCATCGGGTCCGCCAGCGTAAGCCGCGCCTCCATCCGGCCCAACTGCGCCATCATCGCCGCCTTCTCGTCCACCAGCAGGATGCGCCCCTGGTCGATCACGCCGACCCGGTCGGCCATCTCCTCGGCCTCCTCGATATAGTGGGTCGTCAGGATGATGGTGGTCCCCTTCGCCCGCAGCGCATCGATCTGGCGCCACATGTCGCGGCGCAGCTCGACGTCGACGCCGGCGGTCGGCTCGTCCAGGAACAGCAGGTCGGGATCATGGGCCAGCGCCTTGGCGATCAGCACGCGCCGCTTCATCCCGCCCGACAATTCGCGGATCTTGGCGTCGCGCTTCTCCCAGAGACTCAGGGAGCGCAGGACCTCTTCGATCCGCGCCTCGCTCGGCGGCAGGCCAAACATACCGCGGGAATAGCGCACCGACCGGATCACCGTGTCGAAGATGTCGAAGCTGAGTTCCTGCGGCACCAGCCCGATGCGGCGGCGCAGGCGGCGCCAGTGACGTTGCAGATCCTCACCAAACGCAAACATCTCGCCGCTCGTGGGCCGCACTAGCCCGCATACCGCGCCGATCAACGTCGTCTTGCCCGCGCCGTTAGGCCCCAGAAGTGCGAAAATCTCGCCCGGCTGGATTGTCAGGTTCACGCCTGCCAGCGCGGTGGTCCCGCGCTTGTAGGTCTTGGTCAGATTGCGGATGTCTAGAATCGGTGTGGCCACGCGCCGGAGATTGGCCGACATCATCACTATTGCAACCGCGAAAGCGCCGGTCTGGCCCATCCCGACCTTGCCCTGCCCGGCGGAAGGATTATGGGCGCGAGACCCAGCGGGAAGCACCAGTTTTTATGCACGCCGACACTGCCCGATTGCCTCCCACCGCCCCGCCATTGCGGCAAGGTGCAGCCCTGGCCGTGGTGATCCCGACCTTCAACGAACGGGACAATGTCGCCCGTATGGTCGAAGTGCTCGACGCTGCTCTCGCCGGCATCCCGTTCGAGATGGTGTTCGTGGACGATGACAGCCGGGATGGCACCCGCGACAAGCTGGCGGAGATCGCGGCGGCCGATCCGCGCGTGCGCATGGTGCACCGCATTGGGCGGCGGGGCCTGTCC includes the following:
- a CDS encoding ABC transporter permease, with the translated sequence MNLRGAYAIFRNELMRAFRTAFGSILSPVLTTSLYFIVFGSAIGGAIQSIHGVSYGAFIVPGLLMLTLLSESTSNASFGIYMPRFTGAIYELLSAPVGVAETLIGFVGAAAAKSLILAAIILATATLFVDYTIVHPLYAFGFILLVSAAFSLFGFILGIWADGFEKLQVVPLLVLTPLTFLGGTFYSIDMLGDPWRTVAMLNPIVYLVNGLRWTFTGTSDFPIGLSLTATLAFLALCVAIIAVIFRTGWRLRD
- a CDS encoding ABC transporter ATP-binding protein; amino-acid sequence: MATPILDIRNLTKTYKRGTTALAGVNLTIQPGEIFALLGPNGAGKTTLIGAVCGLVRPTSGEMFAFGEDLQRHWRRLRRRIGLVPQELSFDIFDTVIRSVRYSRGMFGLPPSEARIEEVLRSLSLWEKRDAKIRELSGGMKRRVLIAKALAHDPDLLFLDEPTAGVDVELRRDMWRQIDALRAKGTTIILTTHYIEEAEEMADRVGVIDQGRILLVDEKAAMMAQLGRMEARLTLADPMAAVPAEFADLPLSLEEDGRVLVYRGGDGQGQGRRQVAELAQALGRRDIALAGIETRQSSLEDIFVNLVERNEAHHSEIEA